The genomic interval GACTCCGCGATGTAGAGGCCCCGTTCCGGCTCGGTGCGTCGCCGCAGGGCCACATCGGTCAGGGCGACGTAGTCGGCGAGCCGCTCGTCGTCGGCGCGGGTGATCTCGGTCGGCACGCAGGCAGGCTAGGACACCAGCGCGCGGACGATAACACTGGCGCCCGCCACGAGGCAGAAGACGAGGACGATGCGGCGCAGCCGGTCGCGGTCCAGGCGCGCCCGGGCCGGTGCGGCCGCGGCATACCCGAGGCCGAGGAAGGGCAGCCAGACCAGGCCGGACACGAGCTGGTGGCTGGTGAACTCGCCGGCCAGCGCGAGGCCGCCGATGGCCATCCCCGTCCCCACGAGGAAGAACGCCGCGAGCGTCGAGCGCAGCCGCTCGGGGCGCTCGTGCTGCAGGACCAGCGCGAGGAACGGGCCGCCGATCGAGGCCGCCGTCCCGGACACGCCCGCCACGGCTCCTGCCGCGGCGGCGTTCGGGCGGGTCGCACGCACGTCCAGCCGCGACACCGACGCCGCCACCGTGACCAGGATCAGCACCCCCACCACCACGGAGATGGCCCGGACCGAGAGCGTGGCCACGAGCAGCACACCGAGCGGCGTGAGCAGCAACCGCGCCCCCAGGGCCCAGCCGAGGGGTCGCCAGGCGATGTCGCGCACGCCGTGGGACAGCTGCACCACCGGCAGGGCGAAGCTGGTGACGAGCAGGCTGCCCGGCATCAGCTCGGGCGCGACGAGGACCACGAACGGGGCGGCCACGACGGCCATCCCGAAGCCGATGGAGGACTGCACGAACGCACCTGCGAACAGGGCGATCCCGAGCAGCAGGACCGGCACCCAGTCCATCAGCCGCACCGCCCGGGCGCCGGCCTCACCGCGGGCCCATCAGCTGAACCAGACGATCTTGACGATCCCGACGACGCCGACGAGGACGATGAACGACCGCAGGACGAGGGGCGGCAGCCGGCGCCCCACCCGGGCGCCGATGATCCCTCCGGCGAACGCGCCGACCCCCACGAGCAGCGCGGCGGGCCAGCTGATCCGGTCCCAGGCCACGAGCATGAAGGTGATCGCGGCGACGGCGTTGACGATGGTGGCCAGCACGTTCTTGTAGCCGTTGAGCCGCTGGATCGGGTCGGTCGACAAGGCGCTCATGATGCCCATGAGGATGACGCCCTGGGCCGCGCCGAAGTACCCGCCGTAGACGCCGGCCACGAAGGTGCCACCGACGAGCGCCGCGCCGTGCCACGGCGCGGGGGGTATGCCGGCCTCGTGCCGGGCCAGCGCCCGGGCCTGCAGCCGCGGGCCGAGGACGACCAGCACCAGGCCCAGCAGGATGAGCACCGGCACGATCGCCTGGAACGCCTTGGCCGGCAGGACGAGCAGGAGCACCGCGCCGACCACGCCCCCGACGAACGAGGCGGGAGCGAGGCGGCGCAGCGTGGCACCGGCCCCCCGGAGCTCGTGGCGGTACCCGTGGACGCCGGTGATCCCGCCCGCGACGAGGCCGACGGTGTTGGACACGTTGGCGACCACGGGCGGGTAGCCGAAGAACAGCAGCGTCGGGAAGGTCACGAGCGTGCCGGAGCCGACCACCGTGTTGATGGTGCCGGCAGCCATGCCCGCGAGGAGGATGCCGAGGGCTTCGAAGGCGGACACCGCGCCACCCTAGCCACCACCAGGACGAACCGGACACGGTGTCCCCCATGTGGCCACCCGACAGCGGTGTGCCGCCCGCTCGACGCGAGGTCGAGGGGCGGCACACGGCATACGGACCCGAGCGGGACCCGGGTCAGGGGCGCGGCGGCTCCGTGCCCTCCACCGGCGGCGCGGTCGGGGGGACCGGCGGCGCCGCGGGCATCCCGGTCGCGGGTGCCGGGTCGATGGCGGCGTCGGGGGCGGTGCCCGGCTCACGCTCGGGCACGGCGTCCGCGGGACGGCCGATCGGGGGCTGCACCCGCTGGACCGGCGCCGCGTGCTCGGTCGCCTCCTGCGACGCCCGGCCCGCCTGGCCACGCGCCTCGGCGAGGGCCTGCGCCGGGTCCTCCAGCGCCGTCTCCTGGAACACGTCGGGCTCGTCGCCCGGGTCGACCCACTGCTCGTCGTCGGAGCCGTCGGGGCCGCCCTGGTCGACCTTGCCCAGCGCGCCGCCGATGCCGCGCAGGGCGTCGGTGAGCTCGCTCGGGATGATCCACATCTTGTTGGAGTCGCCGCGGGCGATCTGCGGCAGGACCTGCAGGTACTGGTAGGCCAGCAGCTTCTGGGTCGGCTTGCCCCGGTGGATGGCGTCGAAGACCTGCTGGATCGCGCGCGCCTGGCCCTGGGCCTCGAGGATCCGGGCCTGGGCCGAGCCCTCGGCCCGCAGGATCTGGCTCTGCTTCTCGCCCTCGGCCGTGAGGATGTTCGACTGCTTGACGCCCTCGGCGTTGAGGATCGCCGCACGCCGGTCGCGCTCGGCCTTCATCTGCTTCTCCATCGACTCCTGCACCGAGATGGGCGGGTCGATGGCCTTGAGCTCGACGCGGTTGACGCGGATGCCCCACTTGCCGGTCGCCTCGTCGAGGACGCCGCGCAGCTGGGCGTTGATCTGGTCGCGGCTGGTCAGCGTCTGCTCGAGGTCGAGCGAGCCGATGACGTTGCGCAGCGTGGTGACGGTGAGCTGCTCGATGCCCTGGATGAAGTTGGCGATCTCGTAGACGGCGGACTTGGCGTCGATGACCGAGTAGTAGATGACCGTGTCGATGTTGACGACGAGGTTGTCACTGGTGATCACCGGCTGCGGCGGGAACGAGACGACCTGCTCGCGCAGGTCGATGTTCGCGCGCACCTTGTCCACGAACGGCACGAGGAAGTGGATGCCACCCTCGAGGGTGCGCGAGTAGCGCCCCAGCCGTTCGATGATCAGCGCCGTCTGCTGCGGCACGATCCGGACCGTCCTGATGATGACGATCGCCGCGAAGACGATCAGCAGCACCAGGACGATGAAGCCTGCACTGAAGTCCACTTGTCACTCCCCTGTCTTGTCCGACACGTGCTGGTCGGACACCCGGTCCACGAAGGCGGTCGCCCCCTGGATCGACACCACACGCACCTGCTCACCCGGTGCGATCCGGTCGGCCGCGTCCGCGACCCGCGCGGACCACGTCTCGCCGCCGAGCTTCACCCGCCCCTCGGTGTCGGTCACCGTCTGCAGCACGTATGCCGTGCGGCCGACGAGCCCACGCGCCCCGATGGTGTCCGCCGCGTAGTTCTCGTTGAACTTCCGCTTGAGGTAGGGCCGCACGACCAGCAGGAGCACGACGGCGACGACGATGCCCACGACGATCTGCAGGGCGAAGCCTGCCCCCATCGCAGCGGCGACCGCCGAGGCGAGTGCCCCGGCGGCCAGCATCACGAAGACGAAGTCCACGGTCGCGGCCTCGATCGCCCCCAGCACCAGGGCCACGCCCAGCCACGCGAGCCACGGGCTGTCACCGATCCAGTTCATCCGTCCCCTCCTGACGACCCGGTGCGCTCAGCAAGCGCGCACGCGGAAACCGGCACCTGTACCGGCTCCCAAACCCTAGGACGCTCCGGCCTCTCCGGTCGTTCCCGCGCCGGTGCGCAGCCGCGCGGCATACCGGTCACCCCGCTTCTCGAGCTCCAGCGGCATGCCGAAGGTCTCCGACAGGTTCTGCGCCGTCAGCGTGATCTCGACCGGTCCCTGCGCGACGATCCGGCCCTCGCGCAGGAGCAGCACGTCGGTGAAGTTCGGCGGGATCTCCTCGACGTGGTGGGTCACCAGCACGAGGGCCGGCGCCTCCAGGTCGGCGGCGAGCTCGCCCAGCCGCCGGACCAGGTCCTCGCGACCACCGAGGTCCAGCCCGGCAGCCGGCTCGTCGAGGAGCATGAGCTCGGGGTCGGTCATGAGCGCACGGGCGATCTGGACGCGCTTGCGCTCGCCCTCGGACAGGGTGCCGAAGGTCCGGTCCGCGAGGTGCTCGGCACCCAGCGCACCCAGGAGCTCGGAGGCCCGGACGTGGTCGAGGGTGTCGTAGTCCTCTCGCCAGCGGCCGACGACGCCGTACGAGGCGGTGACGACGACGTTGTGGACCGCCTCATGCGCCGGGATCCGCTCGGCCAGCGCGGCCGACGCGAGGCCGATCCGCGGACGGAGCTCGAACACGTCGACGGCGCCGAGGACCTCCCCGAGGACACCCGCGACGCCGCTGGTCGGGTGCATCCGGCCGGCGGCGAGCTGCAGGAGCGTGGTCTTGCCCGCGCCGTTGGGGCCGAGCACGACCCAGCGCTGGCCCTCCTCGACCTCCCAGGTGATGTCGTCGAGCAGGACGGTCGAACCACGGACGACGCTGACGCCGGCGAACTCCAGGACGTCACTCATGGCTCGCGACCCTATCGGCTTAGCATGGCGAGATGCCCGAGCTACCCGCTTCCGTGCGCCTCGCGTTGTGGACGACGCACGTGTGGTCGGCCGGCGGGCGGCTCGAGGACGCGATGCGCCTGGCCACCCCGGACGTCGACCACGTCGCCGGCGACCTCGACCGGCTCTCGCTGTGGCGCGACCTCGGCGAGCAGGCGCTGCTCGTGGCCCTTCCCGCGGCGGGCGACCTGACGGGGGTTCCGAAGGCACCGGCGGAGGCGCAGGGTGCGGCGGCAGCCGCCGGCGAGTGCGTCTTCGTGCCGGGGATCGGCGGGATGCTGGTCCCGACGGTGTCCACCTACGGTGCGGACACGACGGCTCGCGGAGCCGACACCCCGGGCCGGGCCCGCGACGGTCTGGACACGGGCACGCGGGTCGACTGGACGGCATACGACAGCGCGCCGGTGCCACGGCACCGGGTCGAGGCGCTCGACACCTCCCAGCTCGAGCGCCACCTGCGCGAGGAGCTGCTCACGGCAACCGAGGCGTTCGACGCGGTCGGCGGGCAGCCGTTCGCCGGCTCCGCCGCGCGGGAGCTCGCGGACGCCGCCCTGGGCGGCGCGTGGGGGCTGCCGTCGGGTATGC from Phycicoccus sp. M110.8 carries:
- a CDS encoding TSUP family transporter, producing the protein MDWVPVLLLGIALFAGAFVQSSIGFGMAVVAAPFVVLVAPELMPGSLLVTSFALPVVQLSHGVRDIAWRPLGWALGARLLLTPLGVLLVATLSVRAISVVVGVLILVTVAASVSRLDVRATRPNAAAAGAVAGVSGTAASIGGPFLALVLQHERPERLRSTLAAFFLVGTGMAIGGLALAGEFTSHQLVSGLVWLPFLGLGYAAAAPARARLDRDRLRRIVLVFCLVAGASVIVRALVS
- a CDS encoding sulfite exporter TauE/SafE family protein — its product is MSAFEALGILLAGMAAGTINTVVGSGTLVTFPTLLFFGYPPVVANVSNTVGLVAGGITGVHGYRHELRGAGATLRRLAPASFVGGVVGAVLLLVLPAKAFQAIVPVLILLGLVLVVLGPRLQARALARHEAGIPPAPWHGAALVGGTFVAGVYGGYFGAAQGVILMGIMSALSTDPIQRLNGYKNVLATIVNAVAAITFMLVAWDRISWPAALLVGVGAFAGGIIGARVGRRLPPLVLRSFIVLVGVVGIVKIVWFS
- a CDS encoding SPFH domain-containing protein; this encodes MDFSAGFIVLVLLIVFAAIVIIRTVRIVPQQTALIIERLGRYSRTLEGGIHFLVPFVDKVRANIDLREQVVSFPPQPVITSDNLVVNIDTVIYYSVIDAKSAVYEIANFIQGIEQLTVTTLRNVIGSLDLEQTLTSRDQINAQLRGVLDEATGKWGIRVNRVELKAIDPPISVQESMEKQMKAERDRRAAILNAEGVKQSNILTAEGEKQSQILRAEGSAQARILEAQGQARAIQQVFDAIHRGKPTQKLLAYQYLQVLPQIARGDSNKMWIIPSELTDALRGIGGALGKVDQGGPDGSDDEQWVDPGDEPDVFQETALEDPAQALAEARGQAGRASQEATEHAAPVQRVQPPIGRPADAVPEREPGTAPDAAIDPAPATGMPAAPPVPPTAPPVEGTEPPRP
- a CDS encoding NfeD family protein, whose amino-acid sequence is MNWIGDSPWLAWLGVALVLGAIEAATVDFVFVMLAAGALASAVAAAMGAGFALQIVVGIVVAVVLLLVVRPYLKRKFNENYAADTIGARGLVGRTAYVLQTVTDTEGRVKLGGETWSARVADAADRIAPGEQVRVVSIQGATAFVDRVSDQHVSDKTGE
- a CDS encoding ABC transporter ATP-binding protein — protein: MSDVLEFAGVSVVRGSTVLLDDITWEVEEGQRWVVLGPNGAGKTTLLQLAAGRMHPTSGVAGVLGEVLGAVDVFELRPRIGLASAALAERIPAHEAVHNVVVTASYGVVGRWREDYDTLDHVRASELLGALGAEHLADRTFGTLSEGERKRVQIARALMTDPELMLLDEPAAGLDLGGREDLVRRLGELAADLEAPALVLVTHHVEEIPPNFTDVLLLREGRIVAQGPVEITLTAQNLSETFGMPLELEKRGDRYAARLRTGAGTTGEAGAS